From the genome of Spodoptera frugiperda isolate SF20-4 chromosome 23, AGI-APGP_CSIRO_Sfru_2.0, whole genome shotgun sequence, one region includes:
- the LOC126912203 gene encoding T-box transcription factor TBX6-like: MYKMMMDQAHFGEYLLRQQMLHAASLSGLQHRVGADAEPPACEARLLNGDLWRRFHDIGTEMIITKGGRRMFPSLRISLAGLDPREEYCVLLELSLVGRRRWRWAGGAWAAAGGAEPQSPRRLMLHPDSPAPGHHWTANPVSFSKLKLTNNTMDAQGHMVLTSMHKYRPRVLVVRARDAAALAWGAPHASFSFPETEFIAVTAYQNDRITKLKIDNNPFAKGFRACGQSKCKRKNPDSGSEGNSEPSTEPTDAKRPCSDAASSCSEEGSLRSSSPRSPPLVESPAPLVTPPENITPPPAAFYPPELPYLGPLHMPMPLGLWPSSPLTSGFSWGPALPPPLPPAPSPPAAPAPCRRVKSFTISALLGEG; this comes from the exons atgtacaAGATGATGATGGATCAGGCTCACTTCGGAGAGTATTTGTTGAGGCAGCAAATGTTGCACGCTGCGTCCCTCAGCGGTTTGC AACACCGCGTCGGTGCGGATGCTGAACCGCCGGCTTGCGAGGCACGCCTGCTCAATGGCGACCTCTGGCGGCGTTTCCATGACATCGGCACTGAAATGATCATTACTAAGGGAGGAAG ACGCATGTTCCCATCGCTGCGCATCTCGCTGGCAGGGCTGGACCCTCGCGAGGAGTACTGCGTGCTGCTGGAACTGTCCCTCGTGGGGCGGCGGCGCTGGCGCTGGGCGGGCGGGGCTTGGGCAGCCGCCGGTGGCGCTGAACCTCAGTCACCCAGGCGTCTGATGCTGCATCCTGATTCTCCAGCGCCCGGCCACCACTGGACCGCAAACCCAGTGTCCTTCAGCAAATTAAAACTGACTAATAATACTATGGACGCACAAGGACAT ATGGTATTGACGTCCATGCACAAGTACCGTCCCCGGGTCCTGGTGGTGCGCGCGCGTGATGCTGCCGCCCTCGCCTGGGGTGCTCCCCACGCCTCCTTCTCCTTCCCCGAGACGGAGTTCATTGCTGTCACCGCTTATCAG AATGATCGCATAACAAAATTGAAAATCGACAACAACCCGTTCGCTAAAGGCTTCAGAGCGTGTGGCCAGTCTAAATGCAAGAGAAAGAACCCAGACTCTGGCAGCGAAGGTAACTCGGAGCCTAGCACGGAGCCCACGGACGCCAAGAGACCTTGTTCTGACGCCGCGTCCTCGTGCTCCGAGGAGGGCAGCTTGCGCTCCTCGTCCCCGAGGTCGCCGCCGCTAGTGGAATCTCCTGCTCCGCTCGTCACACCTCCAGAGAACATTACTCCGCCCCCAGCCGCGTTCTACCCTCCAGAGTTACCTTACCTAGGACCACTACACATGCCGATGCCCCTAGGTCTCTGGCCCAGCAGTCCTTTGACTAGCGGTTTCTCGTGGGGTCCCGCACTGCCGCCGCCCTTACCGCCGGCGCCTTCGCCCCCTGCCGCGCCGGCGCCCTGCAGACGGGTAAAAAGCTTCACGATTAGCGCTCTACTCGGTGAAGGCTGA